One Cervus canadensis isolate Bull #8, Minnesota chromosome 31, ASM1932006v1, whole genome shotgun sequence genomic region harbors:
- the LOC122432478 gene encoding cytochrome c oxidase subunit NDUFA4-like, protein MLCQIIGQAKKHPSLIPLFIFIGAGGTGAALYVTCLALFNPDVSWDRKNNPEPWNKLGPNDQYKFYSVNVDYSKLKKEGSDF, encoded by the coding sequence ATGCTCTGCCAGATCATCGGTCAGGCCAAGAAGCATCCTAGCTTGATCCCCCTCTTCATATTTATTGGAGCAGGAGGGACTGGAGCAGCACTGTATGTCACATGCCTGGCATTGTTCAATCCCGATGTCAGTTGGGACAGAAAGAATAACCCAGAACCCTGGAACAAACTAGGTCCTAATGATCAGTACAAGTTCTACTCTGTGAACGTAGATTACAgcaaactgaagaaagaaggtTCAGACTTCTAA